A single window of Synechococcus sp. CBW1004 DNA harbors:
- the ppsA gene encoding phosphoenolpyruvate synthase — MLPSDLLVVPFEQVGLVDLADVGGKNASLGELIRELDEAGVRVPTGFATTAAAYRHLISSGGLADRLHAILDGLDGNDIAALQAAGAAARSLLLSTPLPADLEQAILDAYRALGAPSVAVRSSATAEDLPDASFAGQQETFLNVHGEAALIAACRRCYASLFTDRAISYRQIHGFDHFEVALSIGMQRMVRSDLGASGVMFSIDTETGFRDAVLLTAAYGLGENVVQGAVNPDEYLIFKPTLAGGCAPILSKRLGSKAIRMVYAEDGAASAADPSHPGASATRNEPVPEAERRRYAISDAEALQLARWACLIEDHYSARRGLPTPMDIEWARDGESGELFILQARPETVQSRQEGAVLRSWHLQPHAQEPILSGRAIGASVSSGRARVIADPSEIQRFEPGDLLITRRTDPDWEPILRRCRGVVTDQGGRTCHAAIIAREMGITAIVGTGEATSRIADGQPITISCCDGDVGHVYDGILPFEVREQRLDDLPSTRTQILMNVGNPEEAFNLARIPCDGVGLARLEFIIANHIKVHPMALLQPERVADAAERQAIAELTAGYERPADYYVDLLAQGMARIAAAFYPRPVILRFSDFKSNEYANLLGGRVFEPQEENPMIGWRGASRYHAPAFREAFGLECRALKQVRERMGLTNVIPMIPFCRTPEEGDKVLAEMALHGLVRGENGLQVYVMCELPSNVIGAEAFAQRFDGFSIGSNDLTQLTLGLDRDSALVAELFDERHATVKEMIRLAIHTAKRCGRKIGICGQAPSDYPEFARFLVEEGIDSISLNPDAVVRTRLAIAELEGELAG, encoded by the coding sequence ATGCTCCCGTCCGACCTCCTGGTGGTGCCCTTCGAGCAGGTGGGCCTGGTGGATCTGGCTGATGTGGGCGGCAAGAACGCCTCCCTCGGTGAGCTGATCCGCGAACTGGATGAGGCCGGCGTGCGCGTGCCCACAGGGTTTGCCACCACGGCTGCCGCCTATCGCCACCTGATCAGCAGCGGCGGCCTGGCCGACCGGCTGCACGCCATCCTCGACGGCCTCGATGGCAACGACATCGCCGCCCTGCAGGCGGCCGGCGCCGCTGCCCGCTCACTGCTGCTCAGCACCCCCTTGCCGGCGGATCTGGAGCAGGCGATACTGGATGCCTACCGCGCTCTGGGGGCGCCGTCCGTGGCGGTGCGCTCCAGTGCCACCGCCGAGGATCTGCCTGATGCCTCCTTCGCCGGCCAGCAGGAGACGTTTCTGAATGTGCACGGCGAGGCGGCCCTGATCGCCGCCTGCCGCCGCTGCTACGCCTCGCTGTTCACCGACCGGGCGATCTCCTACCGGCAGATCCACGGCTTCGATCACTTCGAGGTGGCCCTCTCGATCGGGATGCAGCGCATGGTGCGCTCCGATCTGGGGGCGTCGGGGGTGATGTTTTCCATCGACACCGAGACCGGCTTCCGCGACGCCGTTCTGCTCACGGCCGCCTATGGCCTGGGCGAGAACGTGGTGCAGGGGGCCGTCAATCCCGACGAGTATCTGATCTTCAAGCCCACCCTGGCCGGGGGCTGCGCGCCGATCCTCAGCAAACGGCTGGGCAGCAAGGCGATCCGCATGGTCTATGCCGAGGACGGAGCGGCGTCGGCCGCCGACCCCAGCCATCCCGGCGCCAGCGCCACCCGCAACGAGCCCGTGCCCGAAGCGGAACGGCGCCGCTACGCGATCAGCGACGCCGAAGCCCTGCAGCTGGCCCGCTGGGCCTGCCTGATCGAGGATCACTACAGCGCCCGCCGCGGCCTGCCGACGCCGATGGACATCGAGTGGGCCCGCGACGGCGAAAGCGGCGAGCTGTTCATCCTGCAGGCGCGGCCCGAGACCGTGCAGTCGCGGCAGGAGGGGGCGGTGCTGCGCAGCTGGCACCTGCAGCCCCACGCGCAGGAGCCGATCCTCAGCGGCCGGGCGATCGGCGCTTCGGTGAGCAGCGGTCGGGCGAGGGTGATCGCCGACCCCTCCGAGATCCAGCGCTTCGAGCCGGGCGACCTGCTGATCACCCGCCGCACCGATCCTGACTGGGAGCCGATCCTCAGGCGCTGCCGCGGCGTCGTGACTGACCAGGGGGGCCGCACCTGCCACGCGGCGATCATCGCCCGCGAGATGGGCATCACGGCGATCGTCGGCACCGGCGAGGCCACCAGCCGCATCGCCGACGGCCAGCCGATCACGATCAGCTGCTGCGACGGCGATGTCGGTCACGTCTACGACGGGATCCTGCCGTTCGAAGTGCGTGAACAGCGGCTCGACGATCTGCCATCCACAAGAACGCAGATCCTGATGAACGTGGGCAACCCCGAGGAGGCCTTCAACCTCGCCCGCATCCCCTGCGATGGCGTCGGCCTGGCGCGGCTGGAGTTCATCATCGCCAACCACATCAAGGTGCATCCGATGGCGCTGCTGCAGCCGGAGCGGGTGGCCGATGCGGCCGAGCGCCAGGCGATCGCCGAGCTCACCGCCGGCTATGAACGGCCGGCTGATTACTACGTGGATCTGCTGGCCCAGGGCATGGCCAGGATCGCGGCGGCCTTTTATCCCAGGCCGGTGATTCTGCGCTTCTCCGATTTCAAGAGCAACGAATACGCCAATCTCCTGGGTGGGCGCGTGTTCGAGCCGCAGGAGGAGAACCCGATGATCGGCTGGCGCGGTGCCTCCCGTTATCACGCGCCGGCCTTCCGGGAGGCCTTCGGCCTGGAGTGCCGGGCGTTGAAACAGGTGCGTGAGCGGATGGGGCTCACCAACGTGATCCCGATGATTCCCTTCTGCCGCACTCCCGAGGAGGGCGACAAGGTGCTGGCGGAGATGGCCCTCCATGGCCTGGTGCGCGGTGAGAACGGGCTGCAGGTGTATGTGATGTGCGAGCTGCCCAGCAATGTGATCGGCGCCGAGGCCTTCGCTCAGCGCTTCGATGGCTTCTCGATCGGCTCCAACGACCTCACCCAGCTCACCCTGGGGCTCGATCGCGATTCGGCTCTGGTGGCGGAGTTGTTCGATGAGCGCCATGCCACCGTCAAGGAGATGATCCGCCTGGCGATCCACACGGCCAAGCGCTGCG
- a CDS encoding GIVxVP protein: protein MSLNRTAKGIVLVPSLLLGGAFLAAAAWLDGPAAANRGLAIGLGLVLMGAGLLAQLLPESEPENAED from the coding sequence ATGAGCCTCAACCGCACCGCCAAGGGCATCGTGCTGGTGCCCTCGTTGCTTCTCGGGGGCGCCTTCCTGGCCGCGGCCGCCTGGCTGGATGGTCCTGCTGCCGCCAACCGCGGCCTGGCGATCGGACTGGGGCTGGTGCTGATGGGCGCCGGCCTGCTGGCCCAGCTGCTGCCCGAGAGCGAACCGGAGAACGCTGAAGACTGA
- a CDS encoding nuclease, which yields MLGLVPGSAAAAEVLQVRSPSLLQVGDSNRTYTVELACMAPIEGERDQALAWLRQQLPRRSRVNLRPIGNHDGILVARVQKLGAPDDVSRGLIAAGFAEPVVEHASCL from the coding sequence GTGCTCGGTCTCGTGCCGGGCTCGGCCGCGGCGGCCGAGGTGCTGCAGGTGCGCAGCCCGAGCCTTCTGCAGGTGGGCGACAGCAATCGCACCTACACCGTCGAGCTGGCCTGCATGGCCCCGATCGAGGGCGAACGGGATCAGGCCCTGGCCTGGTTGCGTCAGCAGCTTCCCCGGCGCAGCCGTGTCAATCTGCGCCCGATCGGCAACCACGACGGCATTCTGGTGGCGCGGGTCCAGAAGCTGGGGGCCCCGGACGATGTCAGCCGCGGGCTGATTGCCGCCGGTTTCGCGGAACCGGTCGTCGAGCATGCCTCCTGTCTCTGA
- the ilvB gene encoding biosynthetic-type acetolactate synthase large subunit — protein sequence MDALHRHGVDHIFGYPGGAILPIYDELHKAEARGWLKHILVRHEQGGTHAADAYARATGRVGVCFGTSGPGATNLVTGIATAQMDSVPMVVITGQVPRAAIGTDAFQETDIFGITLPIVKHSWVVRDPRDIGRIVAEAFLIAASGRPGPVLIDVPKDVGVEEFDYVPVEPGTAIPAGFRATPAPDAAAIEAALELIRQSSRPLLYVGGGAISAAAHEAIAAMAERFRLPVTTTLMGKGAFDEHHALSVGMLGMHGTAYANFAVTECDLLIAAGARFDDRVTGRLDSFAPRARVIHIDVDAAEVGKNRVPEVPVVADVKEALEALLAASAGEDSGGRTEAWLQRIESWKKHYPLVVPAPQGEIAPQEVVVALRELAPDAYYTTDVGQHQMWAAQFLRNPPRHWISSAGLGTMGFGMPAAMGVQMAFPDAQVICVAGDASILMNIQELGTLAQYGLPVKVVVLNNGWQGMVRQWQESFYEERYSNSEMTGGMPDFPALAEAFGVRGVRIERREDLQSKLAEALAHPGPVFVDVAVRRNENCYPMVPPGASNAQMVGLPSHPELAIDTQRQCSSCGATTASAHFFCPSCGAKL from the coding sequence ATGGATGCCCTTCATCGCCATGGCGTCGATCACATCTTCGGCTACCCCGGCGGCGCGATCCTTCCGATCTACGACGAGCTGCACAAGGCCGAAGCGCGGGGCTGGCTGAAGCACATCCTGGTGCGGCATGAACAGGGCGGCACCCATGCAGCCGACGCCTACGCCCGCGCCACCGGCAGGGTGGGTGTCTGCTTCGGCACGTCGGGCCCCGGCGCCACCAACCTGGTGACCGGCATCGCCACCGCCCAGATGGATTCGGTGCCGATGGTGGTGATCACCGGCCAGGTGCCCCGCGCCGCCATCGGCACGGATGCCTTCCAGGAAACCGACATCTTCGGCATCACTCTGCCGATCGTGAAGCATTCCTGGGTGGTCCGTGATCCCCGCGACATCGGTCGCATCGTCGCCGAGGCCTTCCTGATCGCCGCCAGCGGCCGGCCGGGCCCGGTGCTGATCGATGTGCCCAAGGACGTGGGTGTCGAGGAGTTCGACTATGTGCCTGTCGAGCCCGGCACCGCCATCCCCGCCGGCTTCCGCGCCACCCCCGCCCCTGACGCCGCCGCGATCGAGGCCGCTCTGGAGCTCATCCGTCAGTCCAGCCGGCCCCTCCTTTACGTCGGCGGTGGTGCCATCAGCGCGGCAGCCCATGAGGCGATCGCCGCCATGGCAGAGCGTTTCCGCCTGCCGGTCACCACCACCCTGATGGGCAAGGGTGCCTTCGATGAGCACCATGCTCTGTCGGTGGGCATGCTTGGCATGCACGGCACCGCCTACGCCAACTTCGCCGTCACGGAGTGCGATCTGCTGATCGCCGCCGGTGCCCGTTTTGACGACCGCGTCACTGGCCGGCTCGACAGCTTCGCCCCGCGGGCCCGCGTGATTCACATTGACGTCGATGCGGCCGAAGTGGGCAAGAACCGTGTGCCTGAGGTGCCTGTGGTCGCGGATGTGAAAGAGGCCCTGGAGGCCCTGCTGGCGGCCTCTGCCGGTGAGGACTCCGGCGGCCGCACCGAGGCCTGGCTGCAGCGCATCGAGAGCTGGAAAAAGCACTACCCCCTCGTGGTGCCTGCTCCCCAGGGGGAGATCGCGCCCCAGGAGGTGGTCGTGGCCCTGCGGGAGCTGGCCCCTGACGCCTACTACACCACCGATGTGGGCCAGCACCAGATGTGGGCCGCCCAGTTCCTCCGCAATCCCCCCCGCCACTGGATCAGCAGCGCCGGTCTGGGCACCATGGGCTTCGGCATGCCCGCCGCCATGGGTGTGCAGATGGCCTTTCCCGACGCGCAGGTGATCTGCGTCGCCGGTGATGCCTCGATCCTGATGAACATCCAGGAGCTCGGCACCCTTGCCCAGTACGGCCTGCCGGTGAAGGTGGTCGTGCTCAACAACGGCTGGCAGGGGATGGTGCGCCAGTGGCAGGAGAGTTTCTACGAGGAGCGCTACTCCAATTCCGAGATGACCGGCGGCATGCCCGATTTCCCGGCCCTGGCCGAAGCCTTCGGCGTTCGGGGCGTCCGCATCGAGCGCCGGGAGGATCTGCAGTCGAAGCTGGCCGAAGCGCTGGCTCACCCCGGGCCGGTGTTCGTCGATGTGGCGGTTCGCCGCAACGAGAACTGCTACCCGATGGTCCCCCCCGGTGCCAGCAACGCCCAGATGGTTGGCCTGCCCAGCCATCCGGAGCTGGCGATCGACACCCAGCGGCAGTGCAGCTCCTGTGGTGCCACCACCGCCAGTGCCCACTTCTTCTGCCCCAGCTGCGGAGCCAAGCTCTGA
- a CDS encoding M23 family metallopeptidase, with protein MIRSGDYEHLYCHLGGSAGGGVYTSGPVRLVRGQPVRRGQLIGHVGLTGSTTGPHLHWGVRHRGAWLDPARILRAMAASRRQVMARRSPPNVGSFR; from the coding sequence GTGATCCGCTCCGGTGACTACGAGCACCTCTACTGCCATCTGGGCGGCAGCGCCGGTGGCGGTGTCTACACGAGCGGCCCGGTGCGTCTGGTGCGGGGCCAGCCGGTGCGTCGCGGCCAGCTGATCGGCCACGTGGGGCTGACCGGCAGCACCACCGGCCCTCACCTGCACTGGGGTGTGCGCCACCGGGGTGCCTGGCTCGATCCGGCCCGCATCCTGCGCGCGATGGCGGCCAGTCGCCGTCAGGTCATGGCCCGCAGGAGCCCTCCTAATGTCGGGTCGTTCCGTTGA
- a CDS encoding M23 family metallopeptidase, whose amino-acid sequence MTRALSLAGALALTLSASAPARASTWLYGVFPVPSFLGFTSGFGSRVHPLGGDVRPHYGVDIAAPLGSPVRSWWSGRVQEVISDGGCGNGGWGVRQRSGDPLR is encoded by the coding sequence GTGACGAGGGCCCTGAGCCTGGCGGGGGCTCTGGCCCTCACCCTGTCCGCCTCAGCTCCAGCGAGGGCTTCCACCTGGCTGTACGGGGTGTTCCCGGTCCCCTCCTTCCTGGGGTTCACCAGCGGCTTCGGCAGCCGCGTCCATCCTCTCGGCGGTGATGTGCGTCCCCACTACGGCGTCGACATCGCCGCACCGCTCGGCTCCCCGGTGCGCAGCTGGTGGAGCGGTCGGGTGCAGGAGGTGATCTCCGATGGGGGGTGCGGCAACGGAGGATGGGGGGTGCGGCAACGGAGTGGTGATCCGCTCCGGTGA